A single genomic interval of Pyrus communis chromosome 5, drPyrComm1.1, whole genome shotgun sequence harbors:
- the LOC137735485 gene encoding uncharacterized protein: METHDDEIDNLDTTSWTSATTGTVAGGSLTNCVSFESSSSPIDDDTPNSTPTSTLILHPPSPDSGPCEITTNFTQKHEIQQVCDRSTARVYTINCAPDMQSGNEHLCTVRRGVAAQDEQVLHTGDNDKVCPANSNESLKDPSEAKSRNGNSPNNSEDDCVEVKVLDTNVLDKKINSSQLKLGSAQDFYESTAQISDASPCVSLTLHLLSLERKDCVCVGEVNVFADPVDSSDSENQASAVENSAGSSLMAMLVPTLLQFCKTRGANRTQDKPISDTWGKQNSLATVSKETDSTSVATKIQEQGKASIPDHQEVKIPDFSKASTSTAQVCIPSRVESAVDQLYSRMGRIEDLFLRFEEKMLKPISSIEARLERVEQQLEVLANKSQNSELPTCARFYASSFSCNESESNSCYNSGNDYHRCEAFESGEKDIQPDAPPTTAYEMSASVNSTHLLPSLVVTAPEFLNGDDDEDEEDHGSDVVLGSSEKPRPAWTIDDALASALAGMSLTSTQPEKHAQTLSGKAPDFLIEEDGSVERKGSTREEHEVGTDSSMCLGETDATENINVGI, encoded by the exons ATGGAAACACACGACGACGAGATCGACAACCTGGACACCACTTCGTGGACCTCCGCCACAACCGGGACAGTTGCAGGTGGTTCCCTCACGAATTGCGTCTCTTTCGAATCCTCCTCCTCTCCGATCGACGACGACACTCCGAATTCCACACCTACATCCACTCTTATTCTGCACCCTCCGTCACCCGATTCGGGCCCTTGCGAGATCACCA CTAATTTCACACAAAAACATGAGATCCAGCAGGTTTGTGATCGAAGTACTGCCCGAGTATATACGATAAACTGTGCACCTGATATGCAGAGTGGCAATGAACATCTCTGCACTGTTCGCCGTGGCGTTGCTGCCCAAGATGAACAAGTGCTTCACACAGGTGATAATGATAAAGTTTGTCCTGCAAATTCAAATGAGTCGCTTAAGGACCCATCCGAAGCTAAGTCAAGAAATGGAAATAGCCCGAACAACAGTGAAGATGACTGTGTTGAAGTGAAAGTCTTAGATACTAATGTGCttgataaaaaaatcaattcatcGCAATTGAAGTTGGGATCTGCACAG GATTTTTATGAATCTACAGCACAGATTAGTGATGCAAGTCCTTGTGTATCCCTCACACTTCATCTACTGTCGCTTGAGAGGAAAGATTGTGTATGTGTTGGTGAGGTTAATGTGTTCGCTGATCCTGTGGACTCGTCTGATTCAGAGAACCAAGCTAGTGCGGTGGAAAACTCAGCTGGGAGTTCTCTCATGGCCATGCTTGTGCCTACCCTTTTGCAATTCTGTAAAACAAGGGGTGCTAACCGAACACAGGACAAGCCAATTTCTGATACATGGGGAAAACAGAACTCTCTAGCGACTGTGTCAAAAGAAACCGATTCTACCAGTGTTGCAACTAAGATTCAGGAACAAGGAAAAGCCAGCATACCTGACCACCAAGAAGTAAAGATTCCAGATTTTAGTAAGGCTAGTACTAGTACTGCCCAGGTATGTATCCCGTCAAGAGTTGAAAGCGCCGTGGACCAGCTTTATTCTCGAATGGGCAGAATTGAGGATCTGTTTTTGAGGTTTGAAGAAAAGATGCTAAAACCGATAAGCAGCATTGAGGCAAGGCTTGAAAGGGTAGAGCAGCAACTTGAAGTACTGGCGAACAAATCACAGAATTCTGAATTGCCAACATGCGCAAGATTCTATGCTTCTTCTTTCTCATGCAATGAGTCTGAGTCTAACTCTTGCTATAATAGTGGAAATGATTATCACCGTTGCGAGGCATTTGAATCAGGTGAGAAGGACATTCAACCAGATGCACCCCCGACCACAGCTTATGAAATGTCTGCTTCGGTAAATTCCACCCATTTGCTTCCAAGTCTGGTAGTAACTGCTCCTGAATTTTTAAATGGTGATGATGACGAGGACGAAGAAGATCACGGATCAGATGTTGTGTTAGGTTCATCAGAAAAACCAAGGCCTGCTTGGACAATAGATGATGCTTTAGCATCTGCACTAGCGGGCATGTCTTTGACTTCAACCCAGCCAGAGAAACATGCTCAAACTCTTTCGGGTAAAGCTCCTGATTTTTTAATTGAAGAAGACGGTAGCGTTGAGAGAAAGGGATCGACAAGAGAGGAACATGAAGTAGGCACCGATTCTTCCATGTGCCTTGGTGAAACTGATGCGACAGAGAACATAAATGTTGGAATATAA
- the LOC137734818 gene encoding actin-related protein 7 translates to MEAVVVDAGSKLLKAGPAIPDQAPSMIIPNQMKRVVDDGSMNDSSSLEDIVVDPVVRGLITDWDAMEDLLHHVLYTGLGWEMGNEGQILFTDPLCTPKAVREQLVQLMFETFNISGFYASEQAVLSLYAVGRISGCTVDIGHGKIDIAPVVEGAVQHIASRRFEIGGTDLTKLLAEELGKSNPLVNIKMSDIEKIKEQYSCCAEDELAYEKTKNSCQIEQHTLPDGQVITIGRERYTVGEALFQPSILGLEAHGIVEQLVRCISTVSSDNHRQLLENTVLCGGTASMTGFEERFQKEAGLCSSAVRPALIKPPEYMPENLSMYSAWVGGAILAKVVFPQNQHVTKADYDETGPSVVHRKCF, encoded by the exons ATGGAGGCTGTTGTGGTCGATGCCGGCTCCAAGCTTCTGAAAGCCGGACCCGCCATTCCCGATCAAGCTCCTTCCATG ATAATTCCTAACCAAATGAAACGCGTGGTTGATGATGGATCGATGAATGATAGTTCATCACTTGAAGATATCGTTGTTGATCCAGTTGTGCGAGGCCTTATTACTGACTGGGATGCCATGGAAGACCTATTGCATCATGTTCTATATACTGGACTTGGATGGGAAATGGGCAACGAAGGGCAGATATTATTTACCGATCCACTTTGTACTCCCAAG GCTGTCAGAGAGCAGTTGGTGCAACTGATGTTTGAAACATTTAACATTTCGGGCTTCTATGCATCAGAGCAAGCAGTATTGTCACTTTATGCTGTAGGACGCATCTCGGGATGCACTGTTGATATTGGCCATGGAAAAATAG ATATTGCACCAGTCGTTGAAGGTGCTGTTCAGCACATTGCCTCAAGGAGGTTTGAAATTGGAGGTactgatttgacgaaattactTGCTGAAGAGCTTGGGAAATCTAATCCTCTAGTTAATATCAAGATGTCTGAtattgagaaaataaaagagcAATATTCATGTTGTGCTGAAGATGAACTTGCTTATGAAAAGACCAAAAATTCATGCCAGATAGAGCAGCATACCCTTCCTGATGGACAG GTTATTACGATTGGAAGAGAAAGATATACTGTTGGTGAGGCTCTATTCCAACCATCCATATTGGGTTTAGAAGCTCATGGAATTGTGGAGCAGCTTGTTCGTTGTATTTCAACAGTATCGTCTGATAATCACCGGCAATTGCTAGAAAATACGGTACTGTGTGGTGGCACTGCTTCTATGACTG GTTTTGAAGAAAGGTTTCAGAAAGAAGCTGGTCTATGCTCATCTGCTGTTCGTCCTGCTTTAATTAAG CCTCCGGAGTATATGCCAGAAAATTTATCAATGTATTCAGCGTGGGTGGGAGGTGCCATACTCGCCAAAGTTGTGTTCCCACAGAATCAACATGTAACAAAAGCAGACTACGATGAAACTGGACCTTCTGTTGTTCATCGGAAATGCTTCTGA